The proteins below are encoded in one region of Helianthus annuus cultivar XRQ/B chromosome 2, HanXRQr2.0-SUNRISE, whole genome shotgun sequence:
- the LOC110930907 gene encoding signal recognition particle 43 kDa protein, chloroplastic — MDALCVNPSLSGLKLSSKLHPTTPPPLSRPFYLRFRPPYRHATLTVSATSSTIEPQPQSQSQSESDPPQFSNYNEEETYGEVKAIIGSRAVDSRAEMEYLIEWEDDHAPTWVPGNLIAADVVAEYENPWWVAAKKADDRALKEIISSGDGRDVDAVDGDGRTALLFVAGLGSESCVRVLVDAGADVNHRDNVGGLTALHMAAGYVRPGVAKLLVEFGADPEAGDDRGRTPLDLAREVLNSTPKGNPVQFARRLGLESVIKVLEGSIFEYAEVEEIMEKRGKGKNLEYLVKWKDGEDNEWVKAALIAEDLVKDFEDGLEYAVAECVIERRDGEEGKNEYLVKWTDLEEATWEPEENVDPELIKEFESGGRDEAGALTTTPLSGSGTG, encoded by the coding sequence TCCGGCCTCAAACTCTCTTCTAAACTCCACCCCACCACTCCGCCACCCCTTTCCCGCCCTTTTTACCTTCGTTTCCGGCCACCGTACCGCCACGCCACCCTCACCGTCTCCGCCACTTCATCCACCATAGAACCCCAACCCCAATCTCAATCTCAATCTGAATCCGACCCACCTCAATTCTCCAATTACAACGAAGAAGAAACCTACGGAGAAGTCAAAGCAATCATCGGAAGCAGAGCCGTGGACTCACGCGCCGAAATGGAGTACTTAATCGAATGGGAGGACGACCACGCGCCGACGTGGGTTCCGGGGAACTTAATCGCCGCCGACGTCGTCGCCGAGTACGAAAACCCGTGGTGGGTCGCCGCCAAAAAGGCTGATGATCGAGCACTGAAGGAGATTATTAGCTCTGGCGACGGCCGGGATGTGGACGCCGTCGACGGCGACGGCCGGACGGCGCTGCTGTTCGTCGCCGGTTTGGGATCGGAGTCGTGTGTGAGGGTTTTGGTGGACGCCGGCGCCGACGTGAACCACAGGGATAATGTCGGTGGTTTGACAGCGTTGCATATGGCGGCGGGGTATGTGAGACCGGGTGTGGCGAAACTATTGGTGGAGTTTGGGGCGGATCCCGAGGCGGGGGATGACCGAGGGCGGACGCCGTTAGATTTGGCGCGTGAAGTTTTGAATTCGACGCCTAAGGGGAACCCGGTGCAATTTGCTAGAAGATTAGGGTTGGAAAGTGTAATTAAAGTATTGGAGGGCTCGATATTCGAGTATGCCGAGGTGGAGGAGATAATGGAGAAGAGAGGGAAGGGGAAGAATCTCGAGTATTTGGTGAAGTGGAAGGATGGTGAAGATAACGAGTGGGTTAAAGCCGCATTGATTGCGGAAGACTTGGTTAAGGATTTCGAAGATGGGTTGGAGTATGCGGTGGCAGAGTGTGTGATAGAGAGACGAGATGGGGAGGAAGGGAAGAATGAGTATTTAGTGAAATGGACAGATTTAGAAGAAGCGACTTGGGAACCTGAGGAAAATGTTGATCCCGAGTTGATAAAGGAGTTTGAGAGTGGTGGTCGTGATGAAGCCGGAGCGCTCACCACGACACCTTTATCTGGTAGTGGAACGGGTTAA